Genomic window (Verrucomicrobiia bacterium):
CGCCGTCACCCGCAACAGCCTGGACGGACGGATGGCCGTTTACCTGGACGGGGCGCTGAATACGAAAACCAACGGTCCGCCCGGCGGCCGGGTGGCGCCGCCGTTTCTGCGGCTGGGCAGCTTGCAGACCGGCGTGGGGAATTTTTTCAGCGGTGTGCTGGACGACGTCCGGCTCTACAACAGCTGGCTCGACACGAACACGTTCGCGCAATTGCTCGTGCCGCCGGCGTTGCAGGCCAGGCTGCCCTTTGACGAATCCAGTGGCATCAGTGCGGCCGACGCGACGGGCCACGGCTGGAATGGCACACTGGTGAACGGTCCGGCGTGGGTGGCCGGCCACGATGGCAACGCGGTCAGTTTGAACGGCAGCGCGAGCAATTACGTGAGCCTGCCGGCCGGCGTTGTCAGCGGGCTGACCCGTTGTTCACTCGCGGCGTGGGTGAAGCTGAGTGCCAGCAGCACCTGGGCGCGGATCTTCGATTTCGGGACGGGCAACAGCAACTACCTGTTTCTCGCGCCCATGGGTGCCGGCAACCTCATGCGCTGTGCCATCACCACCACGGGCGGCACCGGAGAGCAGCGGATCGACTTCAACGGCACACTTCCAGTGGGCGGATGGCATCACGTTACCGTCACGCTGGGCGACGGCATCGGCGTGCTTTACCTGGATGGTGCGCCGGTGGCGACGAATCAGGCGATGACCTTGACGCCCGCCGACCTCGGCAACACCACCCAGAACTGGCTGGGCCGCTCGCAATATCCCGCCGATCCGTATCTCAGCGGGGTGGTGGATGACTTTCGCATCTACCGTGGCGTGCTGAGTCCGGCGGAAGTGGCGAGTTTTGTCACGCCGTTGGCGGCGCCCAACGGCCTGGCGGCCGTGCGCGGTGATGGGCAGGTGCAGTTGAACTGGGACGCGGTCGCGACGGCCAATGGCTACAACCTCCGGCGCGCCACGCTGAGCGGCGGGCCCTACACGCTCGTGGCGACCAATCTGCCTGGGTTGGATGAGCTCGATGCCCCCGTGACCAACGGGACGCGCTACTACTACGTCGTTTCGGCCACCAACACGGTGACGGAAAGCGCCGGTTCGGCTGAAGTCTCGGTGGTGCCAACGGCCGCGACGCCAGCCCAACTCGCCATTGTCCGCGACGGCGGCCAGCTTCGGCTCAACTGGCCGGGTGATCACACAGGCTGGCGGCTGCAAACGCAGACCAACCCGCTGGCGGTGGGTCTCGGCGGTGCGTGGTTCACCCTGCCGGACGCCGACCATACCAATCAATTCGCGCTGCCATTTGACCTTTCCAACGAGAGCGTCTTTTTCCGCCTGCAATCGCCGTATTGAGAGTCGAAGCGGAAGCGAAAATGGATTTGCCGCGCAACGCTCAGGAGGAGCGCCGGCGTCCTTGCCGGCTTGCACCGTCCGGACTCCTGCCCGCGTTCGTCTCGCATTTGATTCCACCGTTTCACTGCTCGTCCGCCCCAAGCCGCTGGGGACAGCGGCGCTCCGGTTGGAGGGCGAGCGTCTCTCCATCCGAATTCCCCAGCCCCAGCGGGGCGGCATCGGCGGGAACATGCCGCTCCTGAACGGAGCTTGGGATGGTTTTGGAACGGCTGGCTATAAACATGCCGCACCTACGGTGCTGTAGCGGCGGGCATCCTGCCTGCCGTGGAGCCGGTGCTTCCAGCCCGGCGGAAAAAACCGCACGCAAACACGAGGCGGTTGGCCAGTTCGAGCGGCCCTCGGTTCATCCACGCCCTTTCCGGGCGGCAGGATGCCGCCCTCTACGTCAGGCAGGATGCCTGACGCTACGTTGTCACTTCGCCGTCACGACGACGTGGTTCTTTTTGCCTTTGCGGAGGAGGAAGTGTTTGCCGAAGAGCAGGTCGTTGCTCGTCATGGCTTCTTCCCATCATCTTCGCGCAACGCCATCGGCGAATGAAGTTCCGCCGCTGCGCCAGTCATCTCCTGATGCATTGTGCCCGGGCAACCGTGCAATCGCCTTGGAAAACTGGGGGGAATGAACCACGAAACACACGAACCACACGAAAGGGAAACAAGGTCAGGGGAATAAGAGCGGCTCCATTCCCTTGACCCCAATTCCCCTGATCCAAGTTTTCAATACCCCAGCACCAGCACCGCCGCCTGCTCCGCCGGACAGTTCCCCTCCTGGGAGGGGTCAGGGGTGGGTTGTTCCTCAATACACCAGCACGAGAACAGCAGCTTGCTCGGTAGTTTTGACAACCTCTTCAAACTTCCGCTCCTTGGTTTCGGGTTCCTTGAGCTTCGCGGCGACTTCGGGGACGGATTCGAGGAAGCCGAGGAGGAAGCTGCTCTTCACCGCGCAGTTCACGTTCTCCGGCAGTGCGCCGCTCGACGCCAGCGCGGCGCGGGCGCTCAACTTGGCCGACACCATGCCCGCCACGTTCCCGCGCTCATCCACCAGCGCCCCGCCCGAATTGCCCGGCTGCATCGGCACGCTGATCTGGAAATGCCGCGCGTCACCCCCCGCGCCGGACAGCGACGCGACCTCACCCTTGGCCAGCCATAGCATTTTAGGCTTTTGAAGCGATGGAGCCAGACTTGAAAGTTGTGCTACTTGAATCGCTGGTGACCACTAAATCTTCGACAGAGCATTCCAGACCTAAGTGAGGGGGAACCTCCACGAACCGGGTCACATATTCGAGGAATGCCTTATCTCCGATTAACTCCACCATTGTAAAAGTAAAACTTCCGTCGTTTGGCTGGTAAAGGTGCCACGCTCTGCCAGTTTTTGTTGCAGTCACTCGCTTCTGGCTCAGAAGCGTGAGGATTTTCATGAAAGCTGATTCTGAAGGCCTCATTGGGGGCGGTTCTGTGCCTACTGGTTGGGGCAGCTTTACTGACACGCGGGCTTTCTCTTCTGCAACTCGATATTTGACATACAAAACTTTCTGGCGGATTTCGTCTCCGTTTGCATCAGCAAAAGCTTTGGCCCACAAACCAGGCCGAGTTGCGCGGCTCTCGACTTCTTTCATGGCTTGCTCGTAGAGCGCTTCTTCAGAAATTGAAGTGAGGTGCGCTTCGTTCGTTGAAGGAACTGGTTCCAGGTGTTGAAACTGTTGGTGGGGAGTTGACGCCGGTGTTTCTCGGCTTGTTTCGGTAGGCTGAGTCGAACGACTGGACGCCGTCCGACTCCAAAGAATGGAAAACGAGATGACTCCAACGGCTCCAATTGTTGCTGGCGACTTGTCTCCAATCGCCTGCCAGAAGGCCAGAAGCCCAAGGCCGATGAAGAATGAGATAATGATTGAAGGCCACAACGAGAGCGGTCGCCGAAGTATTCCCCATCGAATTACGACTGCTGGAATCAATCCTACCAGTATCTTAAGCATAGTCCTCGGGAATCCTGTGCATTGGCTTTTCTTCAATCCACGATTTCTACCAATGCATAATCCTTTTTCCCCTTTCGGAGTAGAAGGTAGTGGCCTGAAAACTGGAAGATTCGCGTGCTAACGACCAAATTTTGGTCCTGTTCTCGGATATTGTTTAGATACACCCCACCTTCTTGGATCTTTCTGCGTGCTTCGCCCTTGGACTTGAACAATCCCGCGAGGACTAGCAACTCTGCAAATGCCATCCCGGGATCATCCAATTGCCTTTTTGAAACTTTTATAGTTGGCACCTCGTTACTCAGCATCTCAAACATACCTGCTTCGTTTTGCCAGACCGTCAGCGGACTACCGAAAAGGATGTCGCTCGCTTGCAGCGCCAGTTTCGTCGCGTGTTCACCGTGGATGAGGTCGGTGGCGGCTTTGGCGAGCGCGCGGTGCGCGGCGCGGGCGCCGGGATTTGCGTTGTGTTGCGCTTCGAGCGTCGCGATTTCTTCCTGCGGCAGGAAGGTGAAGAATTTCAGGTAGCGGATCACGTCCGCATCGGCGGTGTTGATCCAGAACTGGTAGAAGCGATAGACGCTGGTCTTCTTCGGATCGAGCCACACCGAGCCGCCCTCGGTCTTGCCGAACTTGGTGCCGTCAGCCTTGGTAATGAGCGGGAGCGTGAGGCCGAACGCGGAGCGCTGAAGCTTCTTGCGGATGAGGTCCATGCCGGCGGTGATGTTGCCCCATTGGTCGCTGCCGCCGATCTGGAGTTCGCAGTTATGGTCGCGCGCCAGCACCATGTAGTCGAACGCCTGGAGCAGCATGTAGCTGAACTCGGTGTAGCTGATGCCGACTTCGCGGTCTTCCATGCGCGCGCGGACGCTCTCCTTCGCCACCATCTGATTCACGGAAAAATGCTTTCCGATGTCGCGGAGGAAATCGAGGTAGGTGAGGTGCGCGGTCCAATCGGCATTGTCCACGAGTTTGGCCGGGTTCGCTTTGGCGTCGAAATCGAGCAGCTTGGCGAGCTGCGGGCGGACGGCTTCGACGTTGGCCTTGATCTGGTCCTTGGTGAGCAGCGAGCGCTCGGCGGATTTGCCGCTCGGGTCGCCGATGCTGCCGGTCGCGCCGCCGGCGACGGCGATGGGATGATGGCCGTAATTCTGAAAGCGACGCAATGCGAGCAACGGCACGAGATGCCCGACGTGGAGCGAGTCCGCCGTGGGATCGAACCCGCAGTAAAGCGTGATGGGCGACGCGGCGAGGCGCTTGGTCAGCTCGGGCGTGTCGGTGCAATCGGCGAAGAGGCCGCGCCATTGCAGTTCATCCAGAATGTTCATGGGGGCGCAGGCTAAATTGCCGTTTGCCGGATGCCAATAGCCAATCGAATGCGCCGCCGGAAGCCGCGCAAGGAAATGCCGCTTTACTCGCAATTTTTCCATTCCTAGTTTGAGCGAGTTAATGTGGGAAGCGTTTTTCATGGAAACGCCGCAACATCAGCGCGCGGCCGCACAGGAATGACTGGCAAAACCAAAATTGATCGGGCGGGCCTCGCCCTGGGCGTGGGCGTGTGGCTGGTCGTGCTGGCGGGCGTGGGCGTGGCGTTGCGGCAGATTCAGGCCAATCGGGCCGAGCTGGAGCATCAGGCGGAGCAGGAGCTGGAGTCGGTGGCGGCGTTGAAGGCGCAGCAACTGGCCGGCTGGCGGGCCGAACGGCTGGCGGATGCGAGTTTTTTCAGCAATGCCGAGTTTGTGCGGCGGGACGTGTCGGCCTTCCTGCGGGACCGGGGTTCATCCGTCGGGCGGGAAGAAATGATCCGGTGGATGAACCTGCTCAAGGGCGGGGAGCGTTACGAGCGCGTGTGGTTGTTCAATGCGCAAGGAAACCGGCAACTGTCCGTTCCGCCGGACACCAATCCGCCTTGCGCCTGTTTGCAGGCGTTGTTGCCGGCCGGGCTTCATGCCGATCAGGTGTCGTTGAGCGACATCGAACGCGATCCGGCTGACGGCCATCTTTGCCTCCAGGCGTTGCTGCCCGTGCGGGGGGGCAACCAGACGGAAGCGCCGGGCGCCGCCCATCCGTTGATCGTCGTCACCATCAATCCGCGCAGCGTGCTGTTTCCGATGATCCAGACCTGGCCGGTCGCCAATGCGACGGCGGAGGTTCTCCTGCTGCGGCTCGCCGGCGATGAGGCGGTGGTGCTCAACGAACTGCGGCATCGCACCAACACCGCCCTGCAAATGAAGCTGCCGCTCGATGCCTCGCAGGCGCTGACGCTGCAGGCCTTGCGCGCGGGCAAGGGCGTGTGGTGGGGCAAGGATTATCGCGGGGTGCCGGTGGTGGCGGCCGTGCGGCCGGTGCCCGGCACGCCGTGGGTGCTGGTGGCGAAAATGGATGAAGCCGAATTCTCGGCGCCGCTGCGGGGCTACTTGTGGAGCACCGTGCTGCTGCTGGTGGTGCTCGCCCTGAGCGGCCTGCTCGTGGGCAGCGTGTTGCTCCGCCGGCAGCGCACGCGGCATCTGCGCGAGGAACTGACGTTGGAACGCGCCGGCCGGGCACTGGCCGAGCGGTTCGCCATCCTGATGGAGAATGCCGGTGACATCATTTTGCTGATGGATTCCGAATTGCGGGTGGTGGAGGCGAACCGGCAGGCGGTCGAGGTGTTTGGCTTTTCGCTGGCGGAGCTGCGGGAGAAGCGGCTGCCTGAGCTGCTCGCGCCCGGCGCCGCGGCGGAGTTGCCGCGCCGGCTGGAACAGGTGCAGGGCCACGACAGTCTCGTGGAGGTGGCGGAAGGCCGGCATCGCGACGGCCACTCCTTCCACGTCGAAATCAATGGCCGCCGCGTGATGATCGATGGCGTTGACCGGTTGTTGCTGGTCGGACGCGACATCAGCGCGCGGTTGCAACAGGAGCAGGCCCTGCGCGAGGCGCAACGGGAGCTGCAAGCCATCGTGGATCAGGCCGGTTCCCTGATTGGCGTAAAGGCGTTGGATGGCCGTTACCGGCTGGTCAACCAGGCTCTGGCCGGGCGGCTGGGGCGTCCGGCCGAGGCGCTGCTGGGCTGCACTGATGACGAACTGCTTCCCCGCGAGGCGGCCGAACGGGCCCGGGGGCAGCACCAGGAAGTCGTTCGGCGGCGCAAGCCGCTGATCTGCGAGGAAACGTTCACCGAAGCGGACGGGGCGCACACGTATCTCTCCCTCAAATTCCCGCTGACCGACGAGCAGGGCGAACTTTACGGCGTGGGGAGCATTGCAACGGACATCACCGGGCGCAAGGAGACGGAGGAAAAGCTTCGGGCGCAGGCGGACGAACTGCGCGCGAATTATGACGCGCTGGCGCGGTTCAATCGCGTGGTCGTGGGCCGGGAGTTGCGCATGATTGAACTCAAGCGCGAGATTAACGAGCTGTGCCGGCAACTGGGCCGTCCGGCCCCTTACGTGAGCGATTTGACGGCGGTTGGACTGGCCCCGGAAGACGTTGCGAAACCGGCAGCACAACCATGAGTCTGGAGCGGCAAACAACGCGGGAGACTTTGGAACAGGAAGTCGCGACATTGCGGCTGCGCCTGGCGCAACTGGAGGGCAGCCGGCCGGTCGGGGCGGCGTCCGCCGGTGCCGTTTCACCGTGGTCCGCGCTGATCGAAAACATGGGCGTCAGCGCCGCCTTGCTCTCTGCCGATGGCTTGATTCTCTGTGCCAGCCGCGTCTTCGCGGAAATGTTTCGCCTGCCGGCAGAACTGCTGCCGGGCACGGCGCTGGCCTCGTTCATCTTCGACGAGCACCGGCACCGCTACCTGACGCTGTTCGGCAGCCTGCAAAACGGTCCCACCACCGGCGAACTGGTGGGCCTGCGTGCCACCCGCGAGATGTTTCCCCTGCGGCTGACCCTGTGCCCCATGCCTGCCGTCAGCGGCGGGGCGGTGGCGGCGCTGGTCATCGACCAGACCCAGCAGGACGAACTGGAGCGGCTGCGCCGGCACGTGGCGGAGATGGAGCGGGAGCGTGCACAGCGGGACGCGGAATCAGCCGCGGCGTTGCGCGAACTCGCGGACGCGCGACTGGCGGCGTTGAACGTGCTGGAGGACGCCGTTCAAGCACGACAACGCAGCGAGCAGATCAACCGCCAGTTGCGGGAGAGTGAGGAACGTTTCCGCACACTCGTGGAGACGGCGCCCGACGCCATTTCCATTCAGAGCGACGGCTGTTTTCGCTACGTGAATCGGGCGGTGCTCACGCTCTACGGTGCGGAGTCGCCGGCGCAACTGCTCGGGCGGCCGGCCTTGGATCGCGTGCATCCGGATTATCACGCCATCGCGCTCGAACGCCGGCGCCGGGTGGATGATGCGCATGAACCGGCCGGCGCCATGGAGCAGGTGCACCTGCGCCTCGACGGCACGCCGGTCCATGTGGACATTTGCGCGGTGCCGTTCCAGTTCGAAGGGGAACCGGCGGTGCTCGTTTTTGCGCGAAATCTGACCGAACGCAAGCAGGCGGAAAAGGCGGCCGAGGAACGCTCGGCCGAACTGGACCGGTTTTTCAGCCTGGCGCTGGACCTGCTGTGCATCGCCGATCCGGGCGGTCGATTGCTGCGGTTGAACCCGGCGTGGGAACCGTCGCTCGGTTATCCGGTGGCGGAACTGGCCGGGCATTCGCTGCTCGACTTCGTGGATGAGGATGATGCCGCCGACACCATTGCCGCGTTCGCGGAAGTCTGTGCGAGGGGGGGCATCGTCAGCTTCACGAATCGCTGCCGTCACAAGGATGGCACCCTGCGCTGGATCGAATGGCGGGTGGCGTCTTACTCGGGTTCCCTGGTTTACGCGGCGGCGCGCGACATCACCGAGCGCCTGCAATCGGAGGAGACGCTGCGCCTGCGGAACACTGCGCTGGAGGCGGCGGCGAACGTCGTGGTCATTACCGACCGTCAGGGCCGGATTGTCTGGACGAACCCTGCGTTCACGCAGTCCACGGGCTACACGGCGGCCGAGGTGCTGGGCCGCAACCCGCGCTTGTTGAAGTCGCAGGAACAAGACCCGGCCTTTTATCGCCAGATGTGGGAGGCGATCACGGCAGGCGACGTGTGGCAGGGCGAGTTCGTCAACGTCCGCAAGGACGGCACGCGCTTCACCGAACACGCCACCATCACACCGGTCCGGAATGAATCCGGCCAGATCACGCACTTCATTGCCGTGAAGCAGGACGTTAGCGAGCAGAAGCAGGCCGAACAACGGCTGCGCGACCAGGCGCAACTCCTCGACCTCGCGAATGACGCCATCATCGTCTGCGCGCAGGACCAGACGATCGTGAACTGGAATCAGGGCGCCGAGCGGCTTTACGGCTGGAGCAAGGCGGAGGCCCTCGGCCGGGCATTGCATCCGTTGCTGGGCCGGCCCCAGTCGGTGTCCGAGGCCGAGATCACCCGTGAACTCGACGCGCGCGGCAGTTGGAATGGCGAGCTTCGGCAGCACAACCGCGAGGGCAAGGAGATTACCGTCATCAGCCGCTGGACTCTGATTCGCGAGGAGCACGGCGCGGCCAAGAGCATTCTCGTCATCAACGCGGACGTCACCGAACGGAAGCGGCTCGAGGCACAGTTCCTCCGCATGCAGCGTGTTGAGAGCATCGGCACGCTCGCGGCCGGCATCGCGCATGATTTGAACAACATCCTCGCGCCGATTCTCATGGTCGGCCCGTTGCTCGAGGAGAAGGTCAAGGACGACGAAGGCCGCTGGATGCTGGAGGCGGCGCGTAAAAACGCCGAGCGGGGCGCGTCCATCGTGAAACAACTGCTGACCTTTGCCAAGGGCAGTGAAGGCGAGCTGATCCCGCTCGACCTGACGCGCCTGCTCAAGGACATGGCCGGCATCGTGCGCGAAACGTTCCCGAAAAACATCCGCTGTGAAACGTCCCTGCCGCCGCAGCCATGGCCCGTGCTGGGCAACCTGACGCAACTCCACCAGGTTGTGCTGAACCTGTGCCTTAACGCCCGGGACGCCATGCCGGACGGCGGCCAGCTGCGTCTCGCCATGGACAACATCGTCGTGGATGAGTCGTTCGTGGCGATGGAAATCCAGGCCCGGCCCGGGCCATATGTGGTATTGACCGTGGCGGACACGGGCCAGGGCATTCCGGACGACATCAAGGAACGCATCTTTGATCCGTTCTTCACCACGAAGGGACCGGACCGGGGCACGGGGCTGGGCCTGGCGACGGTGCTGGGCATCGTGCGCAGCCACAATGGATTCATCCGCCTGACCAGCCGGGTGGGGGAGGGATCACAATTCAAGATTTACCTGCCGGCGTCCGACATTGTGGACACGGCGGGTCAGGCGGCCGAACAGACGGCGGCAGCGCCCCGCGGCAATGGCGAGTTGATTCTGCTGGTGGACGACGAGGAGGCCGTGCGTGCCACGAGCCGCCGGGCCCTGACCAAGTTTGGCTACCGCGTGGTGGAGGCGGCCGACGGCACCGAGGGGGTCAGCCGCTTCGTCCAGCAGGCGGAGGCAGTCCGGCTGGTGATCACCGATCTGCAAATGCCCTACATGGGCGGGGTCGCGCTGATTCATGCCGTGCGCAAAATCCGGCCGGACATCACGGTGCTGGCGGCGACGGGTTATGGCTCCAAGGAAACACTGCGCGAACTCGAGGCCCTCGGCATCGCCGGGGTGATGAACAAACCCTACTCGGCGCGGGAATTGTTGGAGGCGGTGCGCAAGGTGTTGCTCGGCGAGCCGCTCAAATAAAAACGGGCGGACCGTGGCCGGTCCGCCCGTGGTGAGAGTGACTGCGAAACGTCTTACTTCTGATCATCCCGCACTTCGAGCCCGTCGAAGGCGTGTTGCAGGGCAACGAGGTCTTCGCCCGGCTTGAGGGAATCCAGAATCTTCTGTTCCTCCTTCAACTGCTCGTCCGAGTAGTTGGCCGCCTTGATGGACAGGCCGATGCGGCGCTCCGCCTTGTCGATCTTGATGACGCGGGCGGTGACTTCCTGGTCCGGCTTGAGCACGTTCTTGATCTTGTCCACGCGCTCCTCGCTGATTTGCGAGATGTGCACGAGGCCGTCGATTTCGTTGGCCAGGCCGATGAAGGCGCCGAAGCTCGCGAGCTTGGTGACCTTGCCCGTGACGAGGTCGCCGACCTTGTAATACTTGTCGATGTTGTCCCACGGGTCGGTGGTGAGCTGCTTCATGCCGACCGCGATGCGCTGGTTGGCCTTGTCCACTTCGAGCACAATGGCTTCGACTTCGTCGCCCTTCTTCAGGACTTCGCTCGGGTGGTTGATCTTGCGGGTCCAGGAGATGTCGGACACGTGGATCATGCCGTCGAGACCTTCCTCCAGCTCGATGAACGCACCGTAGCTGGTGAGGTTGCGGATCTTGCCCTTGACCTTGGTGCCGGGCGGATACTTCTGGTCGGCGTTGTCCCACGGGTTGGTTTCCAACTGGCGGACGCCGAGCGAAATCTTCTGCTCGTCCTTGTTGACGCCGAGCACGACGGCCTCGATTTCCTGGTCCTGCTTGAGGACGTCGGCCGCCTTGGCCACGCGTTTGGTCCAGGAGAGTTCGGTGACGTGCACCAGGCCTTCGACGCCGGGTTCGACTTCGACAAACGCGCCGTAGGGCACGAGGTTGACGACCTTGCCCTTGACCTTGGTGCCGACGGGATACTTGGCTTCGATGCTGTCCCACGGATTGGCCATCTTCTGCTTGAGGCCGAGGCTGACGCGTTCCTTCTCCTTGTTGATGTCGAGCACCACGACGTCGAGTTCCTGGCCAACCTTGAGCACGTCGGACGGATGGTTGACGCGGCCCCAGGACATGTCGGTGATGTGCAGCAGGCCGTCGATGCCGTCGAGGTCGATGAAGGCGCCGAAGTCGGTGAGGTTTTTGACCTTACCCTTGCGGATGTCGCCGGGCATCATTTCGCCGAGCAACTTGGCGCGGCGCTCGGAGCGTTCCTGTTCGAGCAGTTCGCGGCGGCTGAGCACGATGTTCTGCCGCTCCTGGTTGATCTTGACGACCTTGAAATCGTAGGTGTTGCCGACGTAGGTCTGGAGGTTCTTCGGCGTGATGACGTCGATTTGCGACGCGGGCAGGAACGCCTCGACGCCGATGTTGACGATGAGGCCGCCCTTGACCATGGCCTTGACCTTGCCGGCCACGCGGCCGCCTTCGTTGCAGATGGAGAGGATGCGCTCCCAGTTCTTCTTGAACTCGGCCTTTTCGTGCGAGAGCACGACCATGCCTTCCTTGTTTTCGAGCTTTTCGATCAGGACATCGATCTCGCTGCCGGCCTGGATGCCGGAGAGGTCGATGAATTCGTTGGTGGGGATGAGTCCTTCGGACTTGTAGCCGATGTCCACGAGGACTTCCTTGGGACGGACTTCGATGACGGTGCCTTTTGTGATCTGCCCGACAGAGAACGCTTTTTCGCTCTGCTTCAGGGCTTCTTCCATGGTCAGCATAATGACTTAACTTTCTGCGAACGGATGAGGGGAACTTGCAAGCGGGGCTTGGAAGCTCCATTGCCTAACGGACCGGCGTTGCGGGGCAACGGAGGTTGAAGGTTAGGTGACTCGGTTTATTGTTGTTTTTCAGCCTCTCACGAGCACCGCACACGCGGGCTCAGGCGAACGCGGAGAATAGGCGCAAACGCGGCGCTGGCAAGGGGAATCTGGGGGGCGAATCCGCCGCCATTCGCGCAAACCCTTCCCGGCGAGGGAGAACAGGGACGGCTTGTCGGCCAGACAGCCGGGGCGGGACCGAAAAACCCGAGGAGCGGAGCCTCCAGCCCGAAGAAATTTTGCTCCAGGCCCAGGGTTGGAGCCCCCAACTCCGGGAAATTTCTCTCCAGCCTTCGGGGCGGACGCTCCACTCCAAAGGTTTTTCTGGCTGGCCTGCGGGCCGGTCGCGTCAACCCGCGGGCGGACGGGAGACCATCCCGGCTTCCACGCCGGGACGCTTCAGCCCGGCCCGCGTTCCCAGGCACAGCGTTGCCGCGCCGCGGTGGTGCGACCATCGCGGGGATGGGGGCGATGTGGCTTTTGGCAAAAAACTTGGTGACGCCCGGACGGCGGCGTGGTTAAGCTGCGCGCTTTCTTGAGGTCGCCCCCTGATGGAAACCGGCGGCTTTGGCATTGCGATGAAACATCTGCTGAGTCTGGAAAAGATGGCGCGAACGGACATGGAAGCCGTGTTCGCGAGCGTGCCCGCGTTCAAATC
Coding sequences:
- a CDS encoding trypsin-like peptidase domain-containing protein gives rise to the protein MLWLAKGEVASLSGAGGDARHFQISVPMQPGNSGGALVDERGNVAGMVSAKLSARAALASSGALPENVNCAVKSSFLLGFLESVPEVAAKLKEPETKERKFEEVVKTTEQAAVLVLVY
- a CDS encoding 30S ribosomal protein S1; translation: MLTMEEALKQSEKAFSVGQITKGTVIEVRPKEVLVDIGYKSEGLIPTNEFIDLSGIQAGSEIDVLIEKLENKEGMVVLSHEKAEFKKNWERILSICNEGGRVAGKVKAMVKGGLIVNIGVEAFLPASQIDVITPKNLQTYVGNTYDFKVVKINQERQNIVLSRRELLEQERSERRAKLLGEMMPGDIRKGKVKNLTDFGAFIDLDGIDGLLHITDMSWGRVNHPSDVLKVGQELDVVVLDINKEKERVSLGLKQKMANPWDSIEAKYPVGTKVKGKVVNLVPYGAFVEVEPGVEGLVHVTELSWTKRVAKAADVLKQDQEIEAVVLGVNKDEQKISLGVRQLETNPWDNADQKYPPGTKVKGKIRNLTSYGAFIELEEGLDGMIHVSDISWTRKINHPSEVLKKGDEVEAIVLEVDKANQRIAVGMKQLTTDPWDNIDKYYKVGDLVTGKVTKLASFGAFIGLANEIDGLVHISQISEERVDKIKNVLKPDQEVTARVIKIDKAERRIGLSIKAANYSDEQLKEEQKILDSLKPGEDLVALQHAFDGLEVRDDQK
- the tyrS gene encoding tyrosine--tRNA ligase, which encodes MNILDELQWRGLFADCTDTPELTKRLAASPITLYCGFDPTADSLHVGHLVPLLALRRFQNYGHHPIAVAGGATGSIGDPSGKSAERSLLTKDQIKANVEAVRPQLAKLLDFDAKANPAKLVDNADWTAHLTYLDFLRDIGKHFSVNQMVAKESVRARMEDREVGISYTEFSYMLLQAFDYMVLARDHNCELQIGGSDQWGNITAGMDLIRKKLQRSAFGLTLPLITKADGTKFGKTEGGSVWLDPKKTSVYRFYQFWINTADADVIRYLKFFTFLPQEEIATLEAQHNANPGARAAHRALAKAATDLIHGEHATKLALQASDILFGSPLTVWQNEAGMFEMLSNEVPTIKVSKRQLDDPGMAFAELLVLAGLFKSKGEARRKIQEGGVYLNNIREQDQNLVVSTRIFQFSGHYLLLRKGKKDYALVEIVD
- a CDS encoding PAS domain S-box protein, whose protein sequence is MSLERQTTRETLEQEVATLRLRLAQLEGSRPVGAASAGAVSPWSALIENMGVSAALLSADGLILCASRVFAEMFRLPAELLPGTALASFIFDEHRHRYLTLFGSLQNGPTTGELVGLRATREMFPLRLTLCPMPAVSGGAVAALVIDQTQQDELERLRRHVAEMERERAQRDAESAAALRELADARLAALNVLEDAVQARQRSEQINRQLRESEERFRTLVETAPDAISIQSDGCFRYVNRAVLTLYGAESPAQLLGRPALDRVHPDYHAIALERRRRVDDAHEPAGAMEQVHLRLDGTPVHVDICAVPFQFEGEPAVLVFARNLTERKQAEKAAEERSAELDRFFSLALDLLCIADPGGRLLRLNPAWEPSLGYPVAELAGHSLLDFVDEDDAADTIAAFAEVCARGGIVSFTNRCRHKDGTLRWIEWRVASYSGSLVYAAARDITERLQSEETLRLRNTALEAAANVVVITDRQGRIVWTNPAFTQSTGYTAAEVLGRNPRLLKSQEQDPAFYRQMWEAITAGDVWQGEFVNVRKDGTRFTEHATITPVRNESGQITHFIAVKQDVSEQKQAEQRLRDQAQLLDLANDAIIVCAQDQTIVNWNQGAERLYGWSKAEALGRALHPLLGRPQSVSEAEITRELDARGSWNGELRQHNREGKEITVISRWTLIREEHGAAKSILVINADVTERKRLEAQFLRMQRVESIGTLAAGIAHDLNNILAPILMVGPLLEEKVKDDEGRWMLEAARKNAERGASIVKQLLTFAKGSEGELIPLDLTRLLKDMAGIVRETFPKNIRCETSLPPQPWPVLGNLTQLHQVVLNLCLNARDAMPDGGQLRLAMDNIVVDESFVAMEIQARPGPYVVLTVADTGQGIPDDIKERIFDPFFTTKGPDRGTGLGLATVLGIVRSHNGFIRLTSRVGEGSQFKIYLPASDIVDTAGQAAEQTAAAPRGNGELILLVDDEEAVRATSRRALTKFGYRVVEAADGTEGVSRFVQQAEAVRLVITDLQMPYMGGVALIHAVRKIRPDITVLAATGYGSKETLRELEALGIAGVMNKPYSARELLEAVRKVLLGEPLK
- a CDS encoding PAS domain S-box protein, encoding MTGKTKIDRAGLALGVGVWLVVLAGVGVALRQIQANRAELEHQAEQELESVAALKAQQLAGWRAERLADASFFSNAEFVRRDVSAFLRDRGSSVGREEMIRWMNLLKGGERYERVWLFNAQGNRQLSVPPDTNPPCACLQALLPAGLHADQVSLSDIERDPADGHLCLQALLPVRGGNQTEAPGAAHPLIVVTINPRSVLFPMIQTWPVANATAEVLLLRLAGDEAVVLNELRHRTNTALQMKLPLDASQALTLQALRAGKGVWWGKDYRGVPVVAAVRPVPGTPWVLVAKMDEAEFSAPLRGYLWSTVLLLVVLALSGLLVGSVLLRRQRTRHLREELTLERAGRALAERFAILMENAGDIILLMDSELRVVEANRQAVEVFGFSLAELREKRLPELLAPGAAAELPRRLEQVQGHDSLVEVAEGRHRDGHSFHVEINGRRVMIDGVDRLLLVGRDISARLQQEQALREAQRELQAIVDQAGSLIGVKALDGRYRLVNQALAGRLGRPAEALLGCTDDELLPREAAERARGQHQEVVRRRKPLICEETFTEADGAHTYLSLKFPLTDEQGELYGVGSIATDITGRKETEEKLRAQADELRANYDALARFNRVVVGRELRMIELKREINELCRQLGRPAPYVSDLTAVGLAPEDVAKPAAQP